In Miscanthus floridulus cultivar M001 chromosome 5, ASM1932011v1, whole genome shotgun sequence, one genomic interval encodes:
- the LOC136453575 gene encoding cell division control protein 6 homolog, with product MPTLRSATANGSLVGTPSPAAASTPRSVKRRLTPGRTGESPDASRHTSPHRFPHAGTGTVCIPKLLSASPKSSRKRLYSDLVAVEKPKWNPRDAAQMRAVKEALHVSTVPSSELVCRDNELRRVLEFCKACVEQEKAGSLYVCGCPGTGKTLSISKIKDSLVCWVDEMGMETPDSLAINCTNLANTSEIFGKILGKFQNRKKGSSKLSPLQQLQSMFSNKDSAPRRMMLVIVDEMDYLITRDRAVLHDFFMLTTCPFSRCILIGIANAIDLADRFLPKLESLNCKPLVVTFRAYSKDQISDIVKHRLKDLEYDVFEPLALEFCARKVAAASGDMRKALGVCRSAMEVLEAKLQYSPDQELGIVTFDHMDIALSKAFKSAVVDSILCLPQHQQMVLCALANTFQHCKKKATTLGELNKSYIEICRSTQVPAVGMLEFSNMCMVLSDQGFMKLGQSKEDKLRSVTLQIDRSDITFAFKGNRFFQKCLEQPRC from the exons ATGCCGACTCTCCGCAGCGCGACGGCGAACGGGTCCCTCGTGGGCACCCCATCCCCTGCAGCGGCGAGCACGCCGCGCAGCGTCAAGCGCCGGCTGACGCCAGGCCGCACCGGCGAGTCGCCCGACGCGTCGCGGCACACCTCCCCTCACCGATTCCCGCACGCCGGCACCGGAACC GTGTGCATACCGAAGCTGCTCTCCGCGTCGCCTAAGTCCTCCAGGAAGCGTCTCTACAGCGATCTTGTCGCAGTCGAGAAGCCCAAGTGGAATCCCCGAG ATGCCGCGCAGATGAGGGCTGTCAAGGAGGCGCTGCACGTGTCAACAGTGCCGTCGTCTGAATTGGTTTGCCGGGATAACGAGCTGAGGCGCGTCCTTGAGTTCTGCAAGGCGTGCGTCGAGCAGGAGAAGGCTGGTAGTCTGTATGTCTGCGGGTGCCCTGGCACAGGGAAGACATTGTCTATTAGCAAGATCAAGGATAGCTTGGTGTGTTGGGTAGATGAG ATGGGAATGGAGACACCTGATTCCTTAGCAATCAATTGTACAAACCTAGCAAACACCTCTGAGATATTTGGCAAG ATACTAGGAAAATTTCAGAACCGAAAGAAGGGAAGCAGCAAATTGTCACCACTTCAGCAACTTCAGAGCATGTTTTCCAACAAGGATTCAGCTCCAAGAAGAATGAT GCTGGTCATTGTGGATGAGATGGACTACTTAATAACAAGAGACCGTGCTGTGCTACATGATTTTTTCATGCTTACGACCTGTCCATTCTCTAGATGCATACTAATAG GAATTGCAAATGCCATAGACTTAGCAGATCGGTTTCTTCCAAAGCTTGAATCCTTAAACT GCAAGCCTCTTGTTGTGACTTTTCGAGCATATTCCAAGGATCAAATATCTGACATAGTTAAGCATAGGCTAAAG GATCTTGAGTATGATGTTTTTGAACCACTAGCTCTGGAGTTTTGTGCTAGA AAAGTTGCAGCAGCCTCTGGCGACATGAGAAAAGCTCTAGGCGTTTGCAG GAGTGCCATGGAGGTTCTTGAAGCAAAGCTACAATATTCCCCTGATCAAGAATTAGGAATA GTGACATTTGACCATATGGATATAGCTTTGTCAAAAGCATTCAAGTCAGCAGTCGTAGATAGCATACTGTGTCTTCCCCAGCACCAACAG ATGGTGCTGTGTGCGCTGGCAAATACTTTTCAGCATTGCAAGAAAAAGGCTACTACTCTAGGCGAG CTCAACAAATCATATATTGAGATTTGTAGATCAACCCAAGTTCCAGCAGTTGGAATGCTTGAATTCTCTAACATGTGTATGGTTTTGAGCGATCAG GGGTTCATGAAGCTAGGGCAATCCAAGGAAGATAAGCTTAGGAGTGTAACGCTTCAGATTGACAGATCAGATATCACTTTTGCCTTTAAG GGAAATCGTTTCTTTCAAAAATGCCTAGAGCAGCCAAGATGCTAA